In one Culex quinquefasciatus strain JHB chromosome 2, VPISU_Cqui_1.0_pri_paternal, whole genome shotgun sequence genomic region, the following are encoded:
- the LOC119766351 gene encoding uncharacterized protein LOC119766351 has translation MSFIFNTLQNLTSVTVQEQFETNPTQDPASPEEGLSQDYIEVKFIPDRETGSELVESDPDDEEVNPGVLEMSSLEELKTIAQFHHGSGTLQPKTSLQRSAEFDSTAAGSQEVIVASTPQAASTPRAAGKSRATYTSKAADTSQAAGTTHTNLP, from the exons ATGAGTTTTATATTCAATACTTTACAGAACTTAACGAGTGTGACTGTCCAGGAGCAGTTCGAAACAAATCCAACCCAAGATCCAGCCTCACCGGAAGAGGGACTTAGTCAGGATTATATTGAGGTAAAGTTCATTCCGGACCGTGAAACAGGGTCTGAATTGGTCGAAAGCGATCCAGACGACGAGGAAGTGAATCCGGGCGTCTTAGAAATGAGTTCCTTGGAAGag cTTAAAACCATTGCCCAGTTCCACCATGGTTCTGGGACACTTCAACCAAAGACGTCGCTTCAACGGTCCGCTGAATTCGACAGCACTGCTGCAGGCAGCCAAGAAGTGATAGTAGCCAGTACGCCCCAAGCGGCCAGTACGCCCCGAGCGGCCGGCAAGTCCCGAGCGACCTACACATCCAAGGCAGCTGACACGTCCCAAGCGGCCGGCACGACCCAT
- the LOC6032944 gene encoding protein adenylyltransferase Fic has translation MCSVCEGSAEGLVTRKRTHSGGGRSAGSKRKWHRRMGGLSFLIFFVIGSLFSGLMFALLSYAPSDRSRVTPHYLPDGRFLQIADEARVLEPYLSAAVRLPDSLNGTPAGKQQQTARSNEQEALSSLKVAVEMKLMGKDDKALRLFQHAMALSPRHPEILTKYGEFLEHSQQDIVTADHYYYQALTVNPSHSEALANRQRTASIVEHLDQKRFERLDKKRDALSSVHALDAGLKRAEKEAYIQHIYHSVGIEGNTMSLAQTRSILETKMAVDGKSIDEHNEILGLDAAMKYINATLVNKNDFITLKDLLEIHRRVLGHVDPVEGGEFRRTQVYVGGHIPPGPGDLSILMSRFEGWLNAEQSFLMHPVRYAAMAHYKLVHIHPFSDGNGRTSRLLMNTLLMRAGYPPVIIQKQHRHKYYDYLQVANEGDIRPFVRFIADCTERTLDLYLWATSELSHPVPLLAQEEMGGAIGEREHGFGREGGSTVHEGSGTGDSIRIGTM, from the exons ATGTGTTCCGTTTGCGAGGGCTCCGCCGAGGGCCTGGTCACGCGAAAGCGCACCCATTCCGGAGGCGGAAGGAGCGCCGGTAGCAAGCGAAAGTGGCACCGTCGGATGGGTGGACTGTCGTTTTTGATCTTCTTCGTTATTGGTTCGCTTTTTTCGGGGTTGATGTTTGCGCTGTTGAGCTACGCGCCGAGTGATCGTTCGCGGGTCACTCCGCACTACCTGCCGGACGGACGCTTTCTGCAGATTGCGGACGAAGCTCGTGTGTTGGAGCCGTACCTATCGGCGGCGGTACGGCTTCCGGACAGTTTGAACGGAACTCCTGCGGGGAAGCAGCAGCAAACGGCTCGTTCCAACGAGCAGGAGGCGCTCAGTTCGTTGAAAGTGGCCGTTGAGATGAAGCTGATGGGCAAGGACGATAAGGCTCTGCGGTTGTTCCAGCACGCGATGGCCCTTTCACCGCGACATCCGGAAATTCTCACCAAGTACGGTGAATTCCTCGAGCACAGCCAGCAGGACATCGTTACGGCGGATCATTACTACTACCAAGCGCTCACGGTCAATCCGTCCCACTCGGAGGCGCTGGCGAACCGCCAGCGGACGGCCTCGATCGTAGAACACCTCGACCAGAAGCGGTTCGAACGGCTGGACAAGAAGCGCGATGCGTTGTCGTCGGTGCACGCCCTCGATGCTGGCCTCAAGCGGGCGGAAAAGGAAGCTTACATTCAGCACATTTACCACTCGGTGGGCATCGAAGGCAACACGATGAGCCTGGCCCAGACGAGGTCGATTCTGGAGACGAAGATGGCTGTGGACGGGAAGAGCATCGACGAGCACAACGAGATTCTGGGGCTGGACGCGGCCATGAAGTACATCAACGCGACGCTCGTTAACAA AAACGACTTCATTACCCTCAAGGACCTGCTGGAGATCCACCGGCGCGTGCTCGGCCACGTTGATCCCGTTGAGGGCGGCGAGTTCCGGCGCACCCAGGTGTACGTCGGGGGTCACATTCCGCCCGGGCCGGGCGACCTTTCGATCCTGATGAGTCGCTTCGAGGGTTGGCTCAACGCCGAGCAGTCCTTCCTGATGCACCCGGTGCGGTACGCCGCGATGGCCCACTACAAGCTGGTGCACATCCACCCGTTTAGCGATGGGAACGGGCGCACTTCGCGGCTGTTGATGAACACGCTGCTGATGCGGGCCGGTTATCCGCCGGTCATTATTCAGAAGCAGCACCGGCACAAGTACTACGACTATCTGCAGGTTGCGAACGAGGGCGATATTCGGCCGTTTGTGCGGTTCATCGCGGACTGTACGGAGCGGACGCTGGATTTGTACCTGTGGGCGACGAGCGAGCTGTCCCATCCGGTGCCGCTGCTGGCCCAGGAGGAAATGGGCGGGGCGATTGGCGAGCGGGAGCACGGATTTGGGCGGGAGGGCGGCAGCACGGTGCACGAGGGCAGCGGAACCGGGGACAGCATTCGGATAGGGACCATGTG A